The following coding sequences lie in one Oceanicola sp. 502str15 genomic window:
- a CDS encoding TRAP transporter large permease subunit, producing the protein MGIELVTLCIVSALFILMAIGVPLGASTLLISVATAYLAYGSNGFILVTSAVTKVMDKQTLVAVPFFVFMANIMERSGVAKELFNSMAVLGGRMKGGVAVQTCLVAVVLAAMSGIVGGEIVLLGLIALPQMFRLGYDRKLSIGVLCASGSLATLIPPSVVLIVYGAEAGVSVRDLFTAGVGPGVLLASLYIAYVLFRVKMSPAMGPAYDAPEAHLPFFERLAYLKGLVLPFLLIFGVLGSIYGGIATVTESAAIGAVGSLIVAAARRELTTKGVREALWATTLTTGSILWLIIGAVSLVGIYNLMGGTRFLSGILTGLDMAPIMVIIVMMLIIFFLGTFLEWIAIVFITVPVFAPVVVQLGYDPVWFGILFAMNIQIYMLSPPFGPACFYLKSVAPKDVTLQEIFLAVLPFIGLQIIGLALVMAFPQIALWLPGL; encoded by the coding sequence ATGGGCATCGAACTTGTCACCCTCTGCATCGTCTCGGCGCTGTTCATCCTCATGGCCATCGGGGTGCCGCTCGGCGCCTCGACCCTGCTGATCTCGGTCGCCACCGCCTACCTCGCCTACGGCAGCAACGGCTTTATCCTCGTCACCTCCGCCGTCACCAAGGTGATGGACAAGCAGACCCTCGTGGCGGTGCCCTTCTTCGTCTTCATGGCCAATATCATGGAGCGATCAGGGGTCGCGAAAGAGCTGTTCAACTCCATGGCCGTGCTCGGCGGCCGGATGAAAGGCGGCGTCGCGGTGCAAACCTGCCTCGTGGCCGTGGTGCTGGCGGCCATGTCGGGGATCGTGGGCGGCGAGATCGTGCTGCTCGGGCTCATCGCCCTGCCGCAGATGTTCCGTCTCGGGTATGACCGCAAGCTCTCCATCGGGGTGCTCTGCGCCTCGGGCTCGCTGGCCACGCTCATCCCGCCCAGCGTGGTGCTGATCGTCTATGGCGCCGAGGCCGGGGTGTCTGTGCGCGACCTGTTCACGGCGGGCGTTGGCCCCGGCGTGCTGCTGGCGTCGCTCTACATTGCCTATGTGCTGTTCCGGGTAAAGATGAGCCCCGCCATGGGCCCCGCCTATGACGCGCCCGAGGCCCACCTGCCGTTCTTCGAGCGGCTCGCCTACCTCAAGGGGCTTGTCCTGCCCTTCCTGCTGATCTTCGGCGTGCTCGGCTCGATCTACGGCGGCATCGCCACCGTCACCGAATCCGCGGCCATCGGCGCGGTCGGCTCGCTGATCGTGGCCGCCGCCCGGCGGGAGCTGACCACCAAGGGCGTGCGCGAGGCGCTCTGGGCGACGACGCTCACCACCGGCTCGATTCTCTGGCTCATCATCGGGGCCGTCAGCCTCGTGGGCATCTACAACCTGATGGGCGGCACCCGCTTTCTGAGCGGCATCCTCACCGGCCTCGACATGGCCCCGATCATGGTCATCATCGTGATGATGCTGATCATCTTCTTTCTGGGCACCTTCCTGGAGTGGATCGCCATCGTCTTCATCACCGTCCCGGTCTTTGCGCCGGTGGTGGTGCAGCTCGGATATGACCCGGTCTGGTTCGGCATCCTCTTTGCCATGAACATCCAGATCTATATGCTCTCGCCGCCCTTCGGCCCGGCGTGCTTCTACCTCAAGAGCGTGGCGCCCAAGGATGTGACGTTGCAGGAAATCTTCCTTGCCGTGCTGCCCTTCATCGGGCTCCAGATCATCGGGCTGGCGCTGGTCATGGCCTTCCCGCAGATCGCGCTCTGGCTGCCGGGCCTCTAG
- the dctP gene encoding TRAP transporter substrate-binding protein DctP encodes MKQMILTAAALSLAATAASSETVLKIQSSAQSGAYEYSYLEDEWGKRLAAMTGGEVTVEFFPINAIVDRNETPEAVMAGVLSGDLNSVAYFTGRNPAFAIMGDLIAGYDSPEQVQTFCRHGGGREALQDLWESVLPGAMHVVGCGAVSKEALVSSVEIRGVDDLKGVKIRSPSGLAATVFQKAGAAPVSMSISDVFTSLEKGVIDDADASAYINNSTSGFHQVAKFPLYPGIHSMAMRQFVINQGVWDGMTEDQQLSVETWFYAAYDDLRRQLDLQDKQQVQADEAGGEITVVDWSQEERDKFRVLAAQAWEETAEKSPEARKALDAHYAFMKQIGLLKQ; translated from the coding sequence ATGAAACAGATGATTCTGACGGCGGCGGCCCTGTCGCTCGCCGCCACGGCGGCCAGTTCGGAAACGGTTCTCAAGATCCAGTCGTCGGCGCAGAGTGGCGCCTATGAATACAGCTACCTCGAAGACGAATGGGGCAAACGCCTTGCCGCCATGACCGGCGGCGAAGTGACCGTCGAGTTCTTCCCGATCAACGCCATCGTCGATCGCAACGAAACCCCCGAGGCGGTGATGGCCGGGGTGCTCAGCGGCGATCTGAACTCGGTGGCCTATTTCACCGGGCGCAACCCGGCCTTCGCGATCATGGGCGACCTGATCGCCGGTTACGACTCGCCCGAGCAGGTGCAAACCTTCTGCCGCCACGGCGGCGGGCGCGAGGCGCTTCAAGACCTCTGGGAGTCGGTGCTGCCCGGCGCGATGCACGTGGTCGGCTGCGGGGCGGTGTCCAAGGAGGCGCTGGTCTCCTCGGTCGAGATCCGCGGCGTGGACGACCTGAAAGGCGTCAAGATCCGCTCGCCCTCCGGCCTTGCCGCAACCGTGTTCCAGAAGGCGGGGGCCGCACCTGTGTCGATGTCGATCAGCGATGTGTTCACCTCGCTGGAGAAGGGCGTGATCGACGACGCCGACGCCTCGGCCTACATCAACAACTCCACCAGCGGCTTCCATCAGGTGGCCAAGTTCCCGCTCTATCCGGGCATCCACTCCATGGCGATGCGCCAGTTTGTCATCAATCAGGGCGTCTGGGACGGCATGACGGAAGATCAGCAGCTCTCCGTGGAAACATGGTTCTACGCCGCCTATGACGACCTGCGCCGCCAGCTCGACCTTCAGGACAAGCAGCAGGTGCAGGCCGATGAGGCCGGTGGCGAGATCACCGTGGTCGACTGGAGCCAGGAAGAGCGCGACAAGTTCCGCGTTCTGGCCGCGCAGGCCTGGGAGGAGACGGCAGAAAAGTCGCCCGAGGCCCGCAAGGCGCTCGATGCCCACTATGCCTTCATGAAGCAGATCGGCCTTCTGAAGCAGTAA
- a CDS encoding GntR family transcriptional regulator, which yields MAEAAKSTRVETAYGLLKEEIRTNRMPPGFQAPEPEIALRLGMSRTPVREALIRLEGEGLVELIPRRGVRVLPIRAEDMREIYQILTSLEPDAAARYAETNPGEAELAPLEQATADMEAALESEDLDTWAEADDRFHQILLDLQGNRRLKDFVRALYDQAHRARVVTMRMRGPPHRSTQEHREILNYLRAGDGESVRRLFKQHRTRSAEELLAILEKFKLGQL from the coding sequence ATGGCAGAGGCCGCCAAGTCAACACGTGTCGAAACCGCCTACGGGCTGTTGAAGGAGGAGATCCGGACCAACCGGATGCCGCCGGGCTTTCAGGCACCCGAGCCCGAAATCGCCCTGCGCCTCGGCATGAGTCGCACCCCGGTGCGCGAGGCCCTGATCCGTCTGGAGGGGGAGGGCCTTGTCGAGCTGATCCCGCGCCGCGGCGTGCGGGTTCTGCCGATCCGCGCCGAGGACATGCGCGAGATCTACCAGATCCTCACCTCGCTCGAACCCGATGCCGCCGCCCGCTACGCCGAAACCAATCCCGGCGAGGCCGAGCTCGCGCCGTTGGAGCAGGCGACAGCCGACATGGAGGCCGCGCTCGAGAGCGAGGATCTCGACACCTGGGCGGAAGCCGACGATCGCTTTCACCAGATCCTGCTCGACCTGCAGGGAAACCGCCGCCTGAAGGACTTTGTCCGCGCACTCTACGATCAGGCCCACCGGGCCCGCGTCGTGACCATGCGCATGCGCGGCCCGCCCCATCGGTCCACGCAGGAACATCGCGAAATTCTCAATTACTTGCGGGCAGGCGACGGCGAGTCGGTGCGGCGCCTGTTCAAGCAACACCGCACGAGGTCCGCCGAAGAACTGCTGGCCATTCTGGAAAAATTCAAGCTGGGCCAGCTCTAG
- a CDS encoding TRAP transporter small permease subunit: protein MQAYVTIMGKVSVFLGKVCGVFYLAAVALSLYEVFMRYVMGAPTSWTSETIMVLVATAWMLCVGAVTQQRRHITVTTMEILVGEALWNRMKKIAILLSMIGVAGLVIMLWEPMVKVLRAPQTTGSAFDPYTPTYIKPMLLASAVLYFLQLLANLLTPAHQRPAPAGLGVE from the coding sequence ATGCAGGCATATGTAACGATCATGGGGAAGGTCTCGGTCTTTCTCGGCAAGGTCTGCGGGGTGTTCTACCTCGCGGCCGTGGCGCTTTCGCTCTACGAGGTCTTCATGCGCTACGTGATGGGCGCGCCAACCTCCTGGACCTCCGAAACCATCATGGTTCTGGTGGCCACCGCCTGGATGCTCTGCGTCGGCGCGGTCACACAGCAGCGCCGCCACATCACCGTCACCACCATGGAAATCCTCGTCGGTGAGGCGCTTTGGAACCGGATGAAGAAAATCGCGATCCTTCTGTCCATGATCGGCGTGGCCGGGCTCGTGATCATGCTCTGGGAGCCGATGGTGAAGGTGCTCCGCGCGCCCCAGACCACCGGCAGCGCCTTCGATCCCTATACGCCGACCTACATCAAGCCAATGCTTCTGGCCTCAGCGGTGCTCTACTTCCTGCAACTGCTCGCAAACCTCCTGACACCAGCGCACCAGCGCCCCGCTCCCGCCGGCCTTGGAGTTGAATGA
- a CDS encoding four-carbon acid sugar kinase family protein has protein sequence MGARIVFLGDDFTGASDSLATYARGGLATRLVTGDAAPENGLDVLGIATDLRSLQPSRAEQVVEALWPMISREAPDVLHLKTCSTFDSAPQVGSIGAVARQLIALFKPDVTAVIGGQPSLGRYCAFGTLFARGPDGAVHRIDRHPVMSHHPVTPMQEADLGRHLEAQGLAPLTRITLPGLHDTDQVAQILRAGPALIDVMSADDLPRIGEALAQAGGRQLLIGASSIAEILATGMEPATISAPAPPPGGLLTFAGSRSSVTAAQVATARAYQRVELTPAMLDDPQTPARLAESMSADRPLLLHLDPEADYRHGPDALADICAGVVARIAALSPLRALGLAGGDTSSRIVARLGFTALDYLADMGQGACICSGRHADPGRNGMRVMLKGGQMGAADLFDSFADASTR, from the coding sequence ATGGGCGCGCGGATCGTCTTTCTCGGCGACGATTTCACCGGCGCCTCCGACAGCCTCGCCACCTATGCCCGCGGCGGGCTCGCCACGCGCCTCGTCACCGGTGATGCTGCGCCGGAAAATGGCCTCGACGTGCTCGGCATCGCAACCGATCTCCGCTCCCTGCAACCATCGCGCGCCGAGCAGGTCGTGGAGGCACTATGGCCGATGATCTCCCGCGAGGCGCCAGACGTGCTTCACCTAAAGACCTGCTCCACCTTTGACTCCGCGCCACAGGTCGGCAGCATCGGCGCGGTGGCACGTCAGCTCATCGCGCTGTTCAAACCGGACGTGACGGCGGTGATCGGGGGCCAGCCGAGCCTCGGGCGTTACTGCGCCTTCGGCACGCTGTTCGCACGCGGGCCTGACGGGGCGGTGCATCGGATCGACCGGCACCCGGTGATGTCCCACCATCCGGTCACGCCCATGCAGGAGGCCGATCTGGGCCGCCACCTCGAGGCTCAGGGCCTCGCTCCGCTGACGCGCATCACCCTCCCCGGCCTGCATGACACCGATCAGGTGGCCCAGATCCTGCGCGCAGGCCCCGCCCTGATCGACGTCATGAGCGCCGATGACCTGCCAAGGATCGGCGAGGCGCTCGCGCAGGCAGGCGGGCGTCAGCTTCTCATTGGTGCAAGCTCGATTGCCGAGATCCTCGCCACCGGGATGGAGCCCGCAACCATATCCGCCCCCGCGCCACCGCCGGGGGGGCTGCTCACCTTTGCCGGGTCGCGGTCTTCGGTCACGGCCGCGCAGGTCGCGACGGCCCGGGCCTACCAGCGTGTGGAACTCACCCCGGCAATGCTCGACGACCCGCAAACCCCCGCCCGGCTCGCAGAAAGCATGTCTGCCGACCGCCCCCTGCTGCTGCACCTCGACCCGGAGGCCGACTATCGCCACGGCCCCGACGCCCTCGCCGACATCTGCGCCGGGGTCGTCGCCCGGATCGCGGCCCTGTCGCCGCTCCGGGCCCTCGGTCTCGCCGGCGGAGATACCTCCAGCCGCATCGTTGCCCGTCTCGGGTTCACGGCGCTCGACTACCTTGCAGACATGGGGCAGGGCGCCTGCATCTGCTCCGGCCGCCACGCGGACCCCGGCAGGAATGGCATGCGGGTGATGCTCAAGGGTGGCCAGATGGGCGCGGCTGACCTGTTCGACAGCTTCGCTGACGCGAGCACCCGCTAG
- a CDS encoding isocitrate/isopropylmalate dehydrogenase family protein — translation MSEKLSIALIRGDGIGVDVANAAIEVVDAAVAKAGLPALTYEEINAGAGYYKESGRDIEPGGEARAGELDAIFLGAIGLPSVRHEDGTEIAPHLRLRDRYGLYAGVRPIKAYPNAPQRLADPRAAGIDMVILRESTEGLFFSAATHGRPNFSSDDEVRDTLRITRPTTEKLFHFGFRLAEKRKARGRLGKLTCVDKANVFNSMAFFRKIFDEVSPQYPEVEATHNYVDAQALDLIRKPWDFDVMVMENMFGDILSDLGGGLVGGMGMAACAEIGDEVGLFQPAHGSAPDIMGQDKANPLAAVLSGALMLDYLAERTGNDRWAEAAELVETAVQDGFEANRLRPMEFGGDMGTIAVTRELLDLLG, via the coding sequence ATGTCAGAGAAGCTGAGCATCGCCCTCATCCGGGGCGACGGGATAGGTGTGGACGTCGCAAACGCGGCAATCGAGGTCGTCGATGCCGCCGTGGCCAAGGCCGGATTGCCTGCACTGACCTATGAAGAGATCAACGCCGGGGCCGGCTACTACAAGGAGAGCGGGCGCGATATCGAGCCCGGAGGAGAGGCCCGCGCCGGTGAACTCGACGCCATCTTCCTCGGCGCCATCGGCCTGCCCTCGGTGCGCCACGAAGACGGCACCGAGATTGCCCCCCACCTCCGCCTGCGCGACCGCTACGGCCTCTATGCCGGGGTCCGCCCGATCAAGGCCTATCCCAATGCCCCGCAAAGGCTGGCCGACCCGCGCGCCGCCGGGATCGACATGGTGATCCTGCGCGAATCCACCGAGGGCCTGTTCTTCTCTGCCGCCACGCACGGGCGCCCCAATTTCTCCAGCGATGACGAGGTGCGCGACACGCTCCGCATCACCCGCCCGACGACGGAAAAGCTGTTTCACTTCGGCTTCCGCCTCGCCGAAAAGCGCAAGGCTCGCGGCCGTCTCGGCAAGCTGACCTGTGTCGACAAGGCCAATGTTTTCAATTCCATGGCCTTCTTCCGCAAGATCTTCGACGAGGTCTCGCCGCAATATCCCGAGGTCGAGGCCACCCATAATTATGTCGACGCACAGGCGCTGGACCTGATCCGCAAGCCTTGGGACTTCGACGTGATGGTGATGGAAAACATGTTCGGCGACATCCTCTCCGATCTGGGCGGCGGCCTTGTCGGCGGCATGGGCATGGCGGCCTGCGCCGAAATCGGTGACGAGGTCGGCCTGTTCCAGCCTGCCCACGGATCCGCGCCCGACATCATGGGGCAGGACAAGGCCAACCCGCTGGCCGCCGTGCTCTCCGGCGCGCTGATGCTCGACTACCTTGCCGAACGCACCGGCAACGACCGCTGGGCCGAGGCTGCCGAGCTGGTCGAGACCGCGGTGCAGGACGGTTTCGAGGCCAACCGCCTCCGGCCGATGGAGTTTGGCGGCGATATGGGCACCATCGCGGTCACCAGAGAGTTGCTGGACCTTCTGGGCTGA